The nucleotide window AAGTCGGTGCGGAAGGAGCCGGGCTCCACGACGGTGACCGAGATGCCCAGCGGTGCCAGCTCCCCGCGCAGCGATCCGGTCATGCCCTCGAGCGCGGCCTTGGCCGCGGCGTAGTAGCCGGACCCCGCCGGGGTGATCGTCGCCCCGATGGAGGAGATGTTCACGATCGCGCCCGAGCGGCGGGCCCGCATGCCCGGCAGCACCGCCTTCACCATGGCCACCGCGCCGAAGAAGTTCGTCTCGAACAGCGCCCGGACGTCGGCGTCCTCGCCCTCCTCCACCGCGGCGCGGTAGCCGTAGCCGGCGTTGTTGACCAGGACGTCGACGCCGCCGAAGCGCTCCTCCGCCCGGCGCACGACCTCGGTGACCTGCGCGGGGTCGGTGACGTCGAGCGCGGCGGTGAGCACCCGGTCGGCCGCCCCCTCGGCGAGGTCGGCGACCTTCTGCTCGTCGCGTGCGGTGACCACGGCGGCGTGGCCGGCGGCCAGCACCTCCTGGGCGATCGCGCGGCCGAGGCCGGTCGAGCATCCGGTGATGAGCCAGGTGGACATGTGCTCCCTCTCAGCGGTGTGCGCGGGCGTGGAGGACGCCCGCGCGTCGAGGGACCGGTGCCCCGCCCGCGGCGACCGAACCCCCACGCCCCGCCGGTGGTGTGACCAGACCCACCAACCACTTCGGTCGGTAGACCGACCACATCGGTCGGGAGCGGGTTACGGTCGCCCCCGTGACCCGAGCGTTCCGGCAGCAGGCCGACGAGCAGATCCTCGACCGGGCCGCGGCGCTGTTCGCCCAGCACGGCTTCGCGCACACCTCGGTGCAGGCCGTGGCCGACGCCGTGGGGCTGTCCAAGGCCGGGCTGCTGCACCACTTCCCCAGCAAGGACGCGCTGCACGCCGCGGTGCTCGCCCAGTCCACCGCCCTCGGCCAGCAGGTGCTGGCACAGGTCGAGCCCCTGCCGCTGGGCCCCGAGCG belongs to Modestobacter sp. L9-4 and includes:
- a CDS encoding oxidoreductase; protein product: MSTWLITGCSTGLGRAIAQEVLAAGHAAVVTARDEQKVADLAEGAADRVLTAALDVTDPAQVTEVVRRAEERFGGVDVLVNNAGYGYRAAVEEGEDADVRALFETNFFGAVAMVKAVLPGMRARRSGAIVNISSIGATITPAGSGYYAAAKAALEGMTGSLRGELAPLGISVTVVEPGSFRTDFSGRSLTQAATPIADYADTAGKRRKEVDTTDGTQPGDPAKAGRAIIAAVESAEPPAMLLLGNDALDSYRSVLDARRVESDAWVHLTTSTDIDA